The DNA region TCGGCCGAGGCCGGGAGCTCGCGGGTGGCCGGGGCGAACGTCTCGTACTGGCCGAGGACCCGGGAGGCCAGGAACGACAGCAGCATCCCCACCTCGACGCCGGTCACCTTGCCGCCGACCGCACCGAGCACGGCGCCGCCGGGGCCGCCCGAGCGCCGGTCCTGCATCTTTCCCAGCAACGGACGGAGCAGTTCGCGGAAGCCCGCGACATTGGCCTTGATCCAGCCGGCCCGGTCCACGACCAGGACCGGGGTGTCCTCCGGTTCGGTCCCCTCCGGGATCATCCGGGTGAAGGAACGGACGTGGTCCTCCGCGGCCTTGGCATGCCGACGCAGCTCCGCAACGACCTCGCGGGCCTCCTCGCGGCTGATCTCCGGCCCCGGCCGCACAAGTCGGGTCGCGGTCGCGACCGCGAGATTCCAGTCGACCATCTCGGCACCACCGATGCTCGTCATGCGTCAACCGTACGTGCTCGGCTCCGTCCGCGGTGCGGTGTTGACCGGCTCAATGGGTGCGGGAGGCGAGGCTGGTGGCGAGGGTGTCGAGGGCGGACTGGGCGTCCGACGGGGAGTTCGTACCGGATGCCAGGAAGGCGAAGGCGAGCAGCCGGCCCTGCCGGTCGACGACCGTCCCCGCGAGGGTGTTCACGCCGGTGAGGGTGCCGGTCTTGGCCCGGATCAGGCCGGTGCCCGCGGACTTCCCGGTGTAGCGGTCGCTGAGCGTGCCGCTGAATCCGGCCACGGGGAGGCCGGTGAGGACGGGGCGCAGTTCGGGGTGGTCCGGGTCGGCCGCGCGGGCGAGGAGGCCGGCCAGCAGTCCGGCGGTGACCTTGTCCTTGCGGTTCAGTCCGCTGCCGTCGGCGAGGTCCGCACCCTTCAGCGGCAGGTCGAGCTTCTTGAGCTGTGCGGTGACGGCCCGTCGGCCGCCGGCGAAGTCGGCCGGTTCGCCCGCGGCGATGGCGGTCTGCCGGGCGAGCGCTTCGGCGATGTCGTTGTCGCTGTTGGTCAGGGCCCGTTCGACGAGGGCGGAGAGCGGGGCGGAGCGGTGTTCGGCGACCTTCCGGGATCCGGCGGCCGGGCGGCCGGGCTTCGGGTCGGACCCGGTGGCGATCCCGGCGTCGTCGAGGAGCTTCGCGAAGGTACGGGCGGTGTCTCCGGCCGGGTCGTCGCTGCGCGGGGCGGGTCCGCTGTCGGTGTCGTCGAGCCTGCCCTCGTCGGTCATCAGGGCGCTGACGGGCGCGATGTTCTCGTTGCGGCCGATCGGGTGCCGGGCCGGCCCGGAGTAGCGGGAGGTGTCGTACGCGAGGCGGACCTTCTCGACGCCCCGGTCCTTCAGGGCGCGGGCGGTGTCGGTGGCCAGTCTGCGCAGGGCGGCCTTGTCGAGGGTGGGGTCGCCGCCGCCGACCAGGGCGATGGTGCGGGAGTCGGCGGACGCCCGGACCGTCGTGGCGATGCGGTGGTCGGGGCCGAGGGCGCTCAGGGCGGCGACCGCGGTGGCGATCTTGACGGTGGAGGCCGGCGTCATGGGCGTATCGGCGCCCTGGCCGTACAGCCGCTCGCCACTGGCGGTGTCGATGACGACGGCGGTGCGCCGGGTGCCCAGGGCGGGGTCCTTCAACAGCGGGCCGAAGGTGGCACGGAGGGCGGCGGCTGCGCCGTTCGGGGTGTCCCGGGCGTCCGGGGCGGAGTTGTCGACGGCGGAGGAGAGGGCCGCGAGAACGGCCGGGGCGCTGGGTGCGGGCGCCGG from Streptomyces sp. NBC_01591 includes:
- the dacB gene encoding D-alanyl-D-alanine carboxypeptidase/D-alanyl-D-alanine endopeptidase; this translates as MCARERGWSTVDEPVKRPSVNPLDKLSRLTPRGAMIRLKGLNDRQFTAVSAGLGLALAAGVVLAAGPWDSGQRKAEADWAAARNRTGGAHHESAAPSGPAPAPSAPAVLAALSSAVDNSAPDARDTPNGAAAALRATFGPLLKDPALGTRRTAVVIDTASGERLYGQGADTPMTPASTVKIATAVAALSALGPDHRIATTVRASADSRTIALVGGGDPTLDKAALRRLATDTARALKDRGVEKVRLAYDTSRYSGPARHPIGRNENIAPVSALMTDEGRLDDTDSGPAPRSDDPAGDTARTFAKLLDDAGIATGSDPKPGRPAAGSRKVAEHRSAPLSALVERALTNSDNDIAEALARQTAIAAGEPADFAGGRRAVTAQLKKLDLPLKGADLADGSGLNRKDKVTAGLLAGLLARAADPDHPELRPVLTGLPVAGFSGTLSDRYTGKSAGTGLIRAKTGTLTGVNTLAGTVVDRQGRLLAFAFLASGTNSPSDAQSALDTLATSLASRTH